The Agarilytica rhodophyticola genome has a window encoding:
- a CDS encoding GntR family transcriptional regulator → MMHSEWKDGEPIYRQLKSKVISLILNGTYQEEAALPSVREVSSDLNINHLTVSKAYQQLVAEGLLEKKRGLGMFVIAGAKNIIMEKEKEKFFNSELPEFILRIKELGISTSDVVEKLKQ, encoded by the coding sequence ATGATGCATAGTGAGTGGAAAGATGGTGAGCCAATATACCGTCAATTAAAAAGCAAAGTGATATCGCTCATATTAAATGGAACCTACCAGGAAGAGGCTGCGTTACCTTCTGTGAGAGAAGTTTCTAGTGATCTTAATATCAATCACCTCACAGTATCTAAGGCATATCAGCAATTAGTTGCTGAAGGATTACTAGAGAAAAAACGGGGTTTAGGCATGTTTGTTATCGCAGGCGCAAAGAATATTATTATGGAAAAAGAAAAAGAAAAATTTTTTAACAGTGAACTGCCGGAATTTATTCTACGCATTAAGGAACTAGGTATTTCAACAAGTGATGTAGTCGAAAAGCTAAAACAATAG
- a CDS encoding cupin domain-containing protein, translating into MQKVNLEEKFRLFDQYFTPKIVGELNGQYIKIAKFLGEFSWHTHEGEDEFFQVIKGSIIIHLRNESITLNEGECFIVPRGVEHKPQALEEAHIMMFEPKSTGHTGTLENEQTIAIENQQWL; encoded by the coding sequence ATGCAAAAAGTTAATTTAGAAGAGAAATTTCGCCTATTCGATCAATACTTTACACCTAAAATTGTTGGTGAGCTGAATGGGCAATACATAAAAATTGCCAAATTTCTGGGAGAATTTTCTTGGCATACACATGAAGGTGAAGATGAATTTTTTCAGGTAATCAAGGGAAGTATCATTATTCACTTGCGCAATGAAAGCATTACCCTCAATGAAGGCGAGTGCTTTATTGTCCCCAGGGGGGTAGAGCATAAGCCACAAGCATTAGAAGAAGCACATATTATGATGTTTGAGCCCAAGTCAACGGGGCATACTGGGACACTAGAAAATGAACAAACTATTGCTATTGAAAATCAACAATGGCTCTAA
- the dxs gene encoding 1-deoxy-D-xylulose-5-phosphate synthase, with the protein MFDTIPLERPETPLLDGIDCPADLRKLKENQLEQLASELREFLLFTVGQTGGHFGAGLGVVELTIALHYVLNTPNDRIVWDVGHQTYPHKILTGRRDEMAGIRQWQGISGFPKRSESPFDTFGVGHSSTSIGAALGMSEASDLLGLGQQAVAVIGDGAMTAGMAFEALNHAAHTKSDLLVVLNDNNMSISKNVGGLATYFSKIWASKTYHALREGSKRVLTKIPQAWELARKTEEHLKGMVSPGTMFEELGFYYVGPINGHDLHHLVPYLRNLLAMKGPKLLHIITQKGHGFAPAVSDPVGYHALNKIEPKVKVNAPKPAISNKKKYQTVFGDWLCDVAAEDESLVAITPAMCEGSGMVEFSEVYPNRFHDVAIAEQHAVTFAAGLACENIKPVVAIYSTFLQRAYDQLVHDVALQNLDVTFAIDRAGLVGEDGPTHAGSFDISFMRCIPNMIIATPSDENECRQLLYSAYHYQGPSAVRYPRGTGPGKDIIVEDQKFAVGKGKKIHSGRSVCILNFGVLLPQVMNVAKKNQYTVCDMRWAKPFDTELILDQIAQHDYIITVEENAVAGGAGAGVIEWLSSEGFTIPTLTIGLPDKYYQHGKREQLLDEANLSSKGIENQIIQWLEKLATRQVPLSSTRVFSH; encoded by the coding sequence ATGTTTGACACCATCCCATTAGAAAGGCCAGAAACCCCACTACTAGACGGCATCGATTGCCCGGCAGATTTACGCAAGCTTAAAGAGAACCAACTTGAGCAGCTTGCCAGTGAATTGCGGGAATTCTTGCTTTTTACCGTCGGCCAGACAGGAGGGCATTTTGGCGCGGGTCTCGGTGTTGTTGAGCTTACCATAGCCCTACACTATGTTTTGAATACTCCCAATGATCGTATTGTATGGGATGTAGGCCATCAGACCTACCCACACAAGATTTTAACGGGTCGCAGAGATGAAATGGCAGGCATTCGCCAATGGCAGGGTATATCAGGTTTTCCCAAGCGCAGCGAAAGTCCTTTCGATACCTTTGGTGTAGGCCACTCCAGTACTTCTATCGGTGCCGCTCTGGGCATGTCAGAAGCGTCAGATCTACTTGGGTTAGGCCAACAAGCTGTGGCCGTTATAGGCGATGGTGCCATGACCGCCGGTATGGCTTTTGAAGCACTCAACCACGCGGCACATACCAAGAGCGATCTTCTGGTCGTACTAAACGACAACAATATGTCTATTTCCAAAAATGTCGGCGGTTTAGCTACTTACTTCTCAAAGATCTGGGCCAGCAAGACATATCACGCTCTGCGGGAGGGAAGTAAGCGCGTACTCACAAAAATTCCCCAGGCATGGGAGCTAGCGCGTAAGACCGAAGAACATCTGAAAGGCATGGTGTCTCCTGGCACAATGTTCGAAGAACTCGGCTTTTATTATGTAGGGCCTATTAACGGCCATGACCTACATCACCTAGTACCTTACTTGCGCAATTTATTGGCGATGAAAGGCCCTAAACTGCTCCATATCATCACCCAAAAAGGGCATGGCTTTGCGCCTGCGGTGAGTGACCCTGTGGGCTATCACGCACTTAACAAAATAGAGCCCAAAGTAAAGGTTAATGCGCCAAAGCCCGCTATATCAAACAAGAAAAAATATCAGACCGTTTTTGGCGATTGGTTATGTGATGTGGCTGCTGAAGACGAATCTCTGGTTGCCATCACACCCGCTATGTGCGAAGGCTCTGGAATGGTTGAATTTTCAGAGGTATATCCAAATAGATTTCATGATGTCGCGATTGCTGAACAACATGCCGTTACTTTCGCGGCAGGACTTGCATGTGAAAATATAAAACCTGTGGTCGCTATTTATTCTACATTTTTACAACGAGCATATGATCAGCTTGTGCACGATGTGGCACTTCAAAACTTGGACGTAACTTTTGCTATTGATCGTGCAGGTCTTGTTGGCGAAGACGGCCCAACACATGCTGGGAGTTTCGATATCTCTTTTATGCGCTGCATTCCTAATATGATTATCGCGACACCCAGTGATGAAAATGAGTGTCGCCAACTTTTGTATTCTGCTTACCATTATCAAGGCCCTTCGGCAGTTCGCTACCCAAGAGGCACAGGGCCAGGTAAGGACATCATCGTAGAAGATCAAAAATTTGCCGTGGGCAAAGGCAAAAAAATCCACAGTGGTCGCAGTGTTTGCATTTTAAATTTTGGTGTTTTACTACCTCAAGTCATGAATGTCGCCAAGAAAAATCAATACACCGTATGTGATATGAGATGGGCAAAACCATTTGATACTGAACTCATATTGGATCAAATAGCTCAGCACGATTACATTATTACTGTAGAGGAAAACGCCGTAGCTGGTGGCGCGGGTGCAGGCGTTATCGAATGGTTAAGTAGCGAGGGCTTTACCATCCCCACTCTTACCATTGGCTTGCCCGACAAGTATTACCAACACGGCAAGCGCGAGCAGTTACTTGATGAAGCAAACCTCAGCAGCAAGGGTATTGAAAACCAAATTATTCAATGGCTAGAAAAACTAGCTACTCGACAAGTGCCACTTTCAAGTACTAGAGTATTCTCTCACTAG
- a CDS encoding glycoside hydrolase family 15 protein, whose amino-acid sequence MMAIKSIDLLDSIYKEVSVVILRRQHPVTGLLPASTSINTHGNYTDAWVRDNVYSIMCVWALGLAYRKHGEKIRSDELEQSTIKLMRGLLQSMMRQADKVEIFKHSLNPIDALHAKYDTATGLPVVADDAWGHLQIDATSLFLLMLGQISASGSRIIFTYDEVDFIQNLIYYIAGAYRTPDFGIWERGNKINNGKTEINASSLGMAKAALQALDGFNLFGKNASPRAIVHTVADSISLARATLASILPRESLSKEVDSALLSIIGFPAFAVGDEALVIKTRDKILATLGGNYGCKRFIWDGHQTVLEDSSRLYYEHTELANFENVESEWPLFYTFLYIDALFNENEATAKYYRDKIESLMVEVDGFGLIPELYYLPEENIAAEKKHPRSQQRVANENVPLVWAQSLYLTGLMIDEGLLTTQDLDSLRLRRRSTRFIQPEIALVVLAENDEVKELLSKNGVIAESLDDIRPINVISAPHLVEAYAQVGANASLGLTGRPKRRLQSLSTSKTYDINGTQFLCLSWIQGDEDDYLNYDARCMAYKIEQEISHIRKHWLNTEVAVFTFMVEQRTCKLADIDRLFQTLRSFQLKANNERVGYASAKLAYRASSNSKFIVDNLCITPIYPNGIDSDKSLIDHLPDAPNADTKCFVDEYQHILKTNSDAFEVDSRIYVLIKQFTDSRQLHDETDIDSRQYLLEVFDQIYYIACRNNHWRSARFCFTLLNKVHSGLSEGLSLLGSRHLSVVLGSSETQYKELHLSSSNEDVIQSIKDIAQSCLERSLIQELLAIIGSLVRTNPDLFDGLRSIYVHNLLALCAKNKQVSDYYQGIETLASLSPVKFLDCLTDILQRQKKTFTQGIKLNLSQNHSNKDFLDSAAEQAHAIDTDWLQWRSARGLIQRFDETFLKQIWQSLAHTKYIIFGDLKSEECALDTEAIRRSMTPGEESFAHLIDSYTQQLHPPYYKSAVVETLYAYTQYCQKNTEVYFNDCLDLGAILESAADAFVKDCRKNDMSVRSLDIAIELSPFQLQEYLMKVLPDFISGTKEESEQ is encoded by the coding sequence ATGATGGCTATAAAATCGATAGATTTATTGGATAGTATCTATAAAGAAGTGAGTGTTGTTATTCTGCGTCGACAACACCCTGTCACTGGCTTGCTTCCTGCCAGTACGTCAATTAATACACATGGTAACTATACTGATGCTTGGGTAAGAGATAATGTCTACTCGATCATGTGTGTTTGGGCGCTGGGGCTAGCGTATCGCAAGCATGGAGAAAAAATCCGCAGTGATGAGCTTGAGCAATCTACTATCAAACTTATGCGTGGCTTGTTACAGTCGATGATGCGCCAAGCAGATAAAGTTGAAATCTTCAAACATTCCCTAAATCCGATTGATGCTCTGCACGCAAAATACGATACTGCTACAGGTTTGCCTGTGGTAGCTGATGATGCCTGGGGCCATCTGCAAATTGATGCGACATCTCTATTCTTATTAATGCTAGGGCAAATATCTGCTTCAGGTTCGAGAATTATTTTTACCTATGATGAAGTGGACTTTATCCAAAACTTGATTTACTACATTGCTGGAGCTTATCGGACACCTGATTTTGGTATTTGGGAGCGAGGCAACAAAATTAATAATGGTAAAACAGAAATTAATGCAAGTTCTCTAGGAATGGCGAAAGCCGCTTTGCAAGCTCTCGACGGCTTTAACTTGTTTGGTAAAAATGCGTCCCCTAGAGCAATCGTACACACTGTCGCAGATTCTATTTCTCTTGCTCGTGCTACTCTTGCATCGATATTACCCCGCGAGAGCCTATCTAAAGAAGTGGATAGTGCGCTTTTAAGTATTATTGGTTTTCCTGCATTTGCCGTTGGTGATGAAGCTCTTGTAATTAAAACCCGAGATAAAATTTTGGCTACCCTCGGTGGCAACTACGGTTGTAAACGTTTCATTTGGGATGGTCATCAGACCGTTTTAGAGGATAGTTCTAGGCTTTATTATGAGCATACTGAGTTGGCGAATTTTGAAAATGTAGAATCGGAATGGCCATTGTTTTACACCTTCTTATATATCGATGCACTATTTAATGAGAATGAAGCAACAGCAAAATATTACCGTGATAAAATTGAAAGTCTTATGGTTGAAGTGGATGGTTTTGGCCTAATTCCTGAACTTTACTATTTGCCCGAAGAAAATATAGCAGCAGAAAAAAAACACCCACGTAGTCAACAACGAGTGGCTAACGAAAATGTTCCTTTAGTATGGGCACAAAGTCTTTATTTAACGGGATTAATGATTGACGAGGGCCTGCTGACAACTCAGGACTTAGATTCCCTGAGGTTACGTCGCCGTTCTACTCGTTTTATTCAACCAGAAATTGCACTTGTCGTATTAGCCGAAAATGATGAAGTCAAAGAGCTCTTGTCTAAAAATGGTGTTATCGCTGAATCCTTAGATGATATTCGTCCGATTAATGTAATCTCAGCACCTCACTTAGTCGAAGCCTATGCGCAAGTAGGCGCCAATGCATCTCTTGGTTTGACTGGACGACCCAAGCGGCGTTTACAGAGCCTATCAACCTCGAAAACTTATGACATTAACGGAACACAATTTCTTTGCTTGTCCTGGATTCAGGGTGATGAGGATGATTACTTAAACTACGATGCTAGGTGTATGGCATATAAGATCGAGCAAGAAATTTCACATATTCGTAAACACTGGCTCAATACTGAGGTGGCTGTATTTACATTTATGGTAGAGCAGCGTACCTGCAAACTTGCTGATATAGATAGACTTTTTCAAACGTTGCGTAGCTTCCAGCTGAAAGCTAATAATGAGCGTGTCGGATATGCATCGGCTAAATTAGCCTACCGGGCATCGAGTAATAGTAAATTTATAGTAGATAATCTTTGTATTACACCTATTTATCCTAATGGTATTGATAGTGATAAAAGTTTAATTGACCACTTACCTGATGCCCCTAATGCTGATACAAAATGTTTTGTTGATGAGTATCAGCACATTCTAAAAACAAACTCTGATGCTTTTGAGGTGGACAGCAGGATTTATGTATTAATTAAACAGTTTACAGATAGTCGCCAACTGCACGATGAAACAGATATCGATAGTAGACAATATCTACTGGAAGTATTTGACCAAATATACTATATCGCATGTAGAAATAATCACTGGCGAAGTGCTCGTTTTTGCTTTACCTTATTAAATAAAGTGCACTCTGGACTTTCGGAAGGACTCAGTCTTCTAGGTTCACGCCATTTGTCTGTGGTATTAGGGAGCAGTGAAACTCAATATAAAGAGTTACATCTATCTTCTTCTAATGAAGACGTTATACAGAGTATCAAAGACATTGCTCAAAGTTGTTTGGAGCGCAGCCTTATCCAGGAACTCTTAGCTATTATTGGCTCCTTAGTTCGTACCAACCCTGACTTGTTTGATGGTCTGCGTTCTATCTACGTCCATAACTTACTTGCACTTTGCGCTAAAAACAAACAGGTATCTGACTACTATCAAGGTATCGAAACCCTTGCTTCCTTGTCTCCCGTTAAGTTCTTAGATTGCCTTACAGATATTTTGCAAAGGCAGAAAAAAACATTTACCCAAGGAATTAAACTTAACCTCTCACAAAATCATAGCAATAAAGACTTTTTAGATAGTGCCGCAGAACAGGCACATGCAATTGATACAGATTGGCTACAATGGCGTTCAGCCCGAGGACTGATTCAACGCTTCGATGAGACTTTTTTAAAGCAAATTTGGCAAAGTTTAGCGCACACAAAGTATATTATTTTTGGTGATCTGAAAAGCGAAGAGTGTGCCTTGGACACTGAAGCTATTCGTCGCTCGATGACACCCGGTGAAGAGAGTTTTGCACACTTGATTGATAGTTATACCCAGCAACTACATCCGCCTTATTACAAGAGCGCTGTAGTTGAAACGCTTTACGCTTACACGCAATATTGCCAGAAAAACACTGAGGTATATTTTAATGATTGTTTAGATCTTGGTGCTATATTAGAAAGTGCTGCTGATGCTTTTGTTAAGGACTGTAGAAAAAACGATATGTCTGTTAGAAGTTTAGATATTGCAATTGAGCTATCGCCTTTTCAACTGCAAGAATATTTAATGAAGGTTCTGCCTGATTTTATATCAGGCACTAAAGAGGAGAGCGAACAGTAA
- a CDS encoding di-heme-cytochrome C peroxidase translates to MCILVITSMCITLIIGKIYQHWDDHPDRGAIAITSGEFGEDFSTPVYLDQGWDNSDSMWFYNTTQGSNLIPYDFFLALELADSEEKFKSDKIFHKYRYLPQAKSFFNEDALAVGFTKDEYKGRDYIGYTCAACHTAQINYKGQAIRIDGGPAMADMVGYLHEMQKAMMTTRDDKAKRERFINNVLALDNDYSRAEEVEKDLEKWTGVILNYNTVNHSKVKYGFSRLDAFGRIFNRVLQHVINKDQARTLMLIATNARGERMLTPKQVDAVLKGVDETIIGDNQFALILERLSSDEGDYPNLSYTNILRLRDYLFNEPNAPVSYPFLWDITHSDYVQWNGIAGNAGAGPLGRNAGEVTGVFATLDWQASEPFFSLSAHLSGQKNKHKKVKFESSTDLTNLKRLEHQLKSLKSPLWPQEMLGSIDQEQAQRGQLIYANYCQSCHQVIDRNDWDRVVIGHMSSLEDVKTDPAMAENSINYKGKTGNFQGTYQGVDVGGDIILGEEAPVAVILTATTRGVVATPDPDKGFIRRWLDLIYTLAGSFFDNDIKPSIKQGTYEPDTTAEPFRSLLSYKARSLNGIWATAPYLHNGSVPTLYDLLLPKKREGDPEDGRYRPDTFMIGTREFDPKKVGFVYEGYEGFSFTTNKRGNFNNGHEYAAGRTPQPNGEILPSLTEAERWDLLEYLKTL, encoded by the coding sequence ATGTGCATACTCGTCATAACGAGTATGTGTATTACTCTCATTATCGGTAAGATTTATCAGCACTGGGATGATCATCCCGATAGAGGAGCAATTGCCATCACCAGTGGCGAATTTGGTGAAGACTTCTCAACACCGGTTTATCTCGATCAAGGTTGGGATAATTCAGATAGCATGTGGTTTTACAACACCACTCAGGGATCGAATTTAATTCCCTATGATTTTTTTCTCGCTCTGGAACTAGCAGACAGCGAAGAGAAATTTAAATCCGATAAGATATTCCATAAGTATCGTTACCTGCCCCAAGCTAAGAGCTTCTTCAACGAAGACGCCCTAGCAGTAGGTTTCACTAAAGACGAATACAAGGGTAGAGACTACATAGGATATACCTGTGCGGCCTGTCATACGGCACAAATTAATTATAAAGGTCAGGCCATTCGCATCGATGGTGGGCCTGCTATGGCTGATATGGTTGGCTATCTCCACGAAATGCAAAAAGCCATGATGACGACGCGGGATGATAAGGCGAAAAGAGAGCGTTTTATCAACAATGTGTTGGCGCTCGATAATGACTATAGCCGTGCTGAAGAAGTGGAAAAAGACTTAGAAAAATGGACGGGAGTTATTCTAAATTACAACACGGTCAACCACAGTAAAGTTAAATATGGATTTTCGCGCCTCGACGCCTTCGGACGCATATTTAACCGGGTATTGCAGCATGTTATCAATAAAGACCAAGCCCGCACCCTAATGCTTATCGCCACCAATGCTAGAGGCGAGCGCATGCTTACCCCAAAGCAAGTGGATGCGGTGCTTAAGGGAGTAGATGAAACAATTATTGGCGACAACCAATTTGCCCTTATTTTAGAGCGGCTGAGCTCGGACGAGGGAGACTACCCTAACCTCAGTTACACAAATATCCTCCGTTTACGAGATTATTTGTTTAACGAACCTAATGCGCCAGTAAGCTACCCCTTTCTTTGGGATATCACTCATTCAGACTATGTTCAATGGAATGGCATTGCCGGTAACGCAGGTGCAGGACCACTAGGTAGAAATGCCGGTGAAGTTACTGGCGTGTTTGCAACTCTTGACTGGCAAGCAAGTGAGCCTTTCTTCAGTCTCAGCGCTCACCTATCAGGCCAAAAGAATAAACACAAAAAAGTGAAGTTCGAATCTTCTACTGACTTAACGAACCTTAAAAGACTGGAGCATCAATTAAAAAGTTTGAAATCGCCCTTGTGGCCGCAAGAAATGCTGGGGTCAATTGACCAGGAGCAAGCGCAGAGAGGTCAGCTCATCTATGCCAACTACTGTCAGTCATGTCACCAGGTGATAGATAGAAATGACTGGGATAGGGTCGTTATAGGCCATATGTCCTCGCTTGAGGACGTCAAGACTGACCCTGCCATGGCTGAAAACAGTATTAACTACAAAGGCAAAACAGGGAATTTCCAAGGGACTTATCAAGGCGTAGATGTGGGTGGAGATATTATTCTTGGCGAAGAAGCACCTGTTGCAGTAATCCTTACGGCAACCACTCGTGGTGTGGTTGCAACGCCAGATCCAGATAAAGGATTTATTAGGCGTTGGTTAGATTTGATTTACACTCTGGCAGGATCATTTTTTGATAACGATATTAAGCCGAGTATTAAACAAGGCACCTATGAGCCTGATACTACAGCCGAGCCGTTTCGATCTTTACTCTCATATAAGGCAAGATCATTAAATGGTATCTGGGCTACCGCGCCTTATCTTCATAATGGTTCAGTACCAACATTGTATGACCTATTATTGCCCAAAAAACGCGAAGGTGATCCTGAAGACGGCCGTTACAGACCCGATACTTTTATGATCGGTACACGGGAGTTTGACCCGAAAAAAGTAGGCTTTGTCTATGAGGGCTATGAGGGGTTTTCCTTTACAACTAACAAGCGCGGTAATTTTAATAATGGCCACGAGTACGCGGCAGGACGCACACCGCAGCCTAACGGAGAGATATTGCCCAGTCTGACTGAAGCTGAGCGCTGGGATCTATTAGAGTACTTAAAAACGCTTTGA
- a CDS encoding DUF6942 family protein, translating to MIDAVNASGRIGLGAERFSLAVYIANRPPMPEYQALTKMRSLVKGEVYSIAQQTGNHWRKIFNVYAKFLYALKWSNSHNGWRQYRDLFLLQGDTKEALLFSKPNFDFDCIHIIAGKTYAAELNMPFSIDWQDAFFAINKSKRVIVCPYFDYRQLSNERIDQLVKYVQMMSVS from the coding sequence ATGATAGACGCTGTTAATGCCTCCGGGCGTATTGGTTTGGGGGCGGAACGTTTTTCCCTTGCCGTATATATCGCTAATCGTCCGCCTATGCCGGAATATCAGGCACTTACAAAGATGAGATCCCTGGTAAAAGGAGAGGTTTATTCTATTGCGCAACAAACCGGCAATCATTGGCGTAAGATATTTAATGTCTATGCCAAGTTTTTGTATGCGCTTAAATGGTCTAACAGTCATAACGGTTGGCGCCAATATCGTGATTTATTTTTACTGCAAGGAGATACAAAAGAAGCCTTGTTATTTTCGAAGCCAAACTTTGATTTTGACTGTATTCATATTATCGCCGGAAAAACGTATGCTGCTGAGTTAAATATGCCCTTTAGTATCGATTGGCAAGATGCATTTTTTGCCATTAACAAAAGTAAGCGTGTTATTGTTTGTCCCTATTTTGATTATCGACAGCTGAGTAACGAGAGAATTGATCAGCTAGTGAAATATGTACAAATGATGAGTGTCAGTTAG
- a CDS encoding IMPACT family protein → MSREYQVLSDVSESEYEIKKSRFIAIALPASSREQALLRLDETRSQYPDARHHCWAYLIGNPLSPALVAMSDDGEPSGTAGKPILNVLQHKCVGNIMLVVVRYFGGIKLGAGGLVRAYSSAAQQVMDKISTYTKFPLIDIVVEGGFALEQPLRHWLSLHSGEMVDVDYQQVVRFNLAIKPEELPTLTDFLSAQGGTLIAEQ, encoded by the coding sequence ATGTCTAGAGAATATCAAGTATTATCGGATGTAAGTGAATCCGAATATGAAATCAAAAAGAGTCGTTTTATTGCCATTGCCTTGCCGGCATCCAGTCGCGAGCAAGCGTTGCTACGTCTTGATGAGACTCGGTCACAATATCCCGACGCTAGGCACCATTGCTGGGCGTATTTAATTGGTAACCCCCTGTCCCCCGCCTTGGTGGCAATGTCTGATGATGGTGAGCCCAGTGGCACAGCGGGAAAACCTATTTTGAATGTACTGCAGCACAAATGTGTAGGCAACATTATGCTAGTGGTTGTACGTTACTTTGGTGGTATTAAATTAGGAGCTGGAGGTTTAGTTAGAGCCTATAGTTCGGCAGCCCAACAGGTCATGGATAAAATATCAACGTATACGAAATTCCCGCTTATAGATATTGTGGTTGAGGGTGGGTTTGCTCTAGAACAGCCTCTTCGGCACTGGCTGAGCTTACACTCAGGTGAAATGGTGGACGTTGATTATCAGCAGGTGGTACGTTTTAATCTTGCTATTAAACCTGAAGAATTGCCAACCTTAACAGATTTTCTTTCTGCTCAGGGCGGCACCTTGATTGCTGAACAATAA
- a CDS encoding ABC transporter ATP-binding protein — protein MKDSAETEVIIKAERLHKTYGSTKVINDITFDVSAGQVLGVIGPNGAGKTTLLKALLGLTPIDGNLDVLGFLPRKQRTKLLEHVCFIADTAILPRWMTVSQALDFVQGIHQKFDREKAESFLASTSVKHNKKIRQLSKGMITQLHLALVMAIDAKLLVLDEPTLGLDIIHRKEFYSRLLTEYYDKNKTIIITTHQVEEIQNILTDVIFIDQGQIILQECLDDIPNHYVALEVRDENISLARELSPLSEQRMLGGAVMIYRSGNLEMLKKLGEIKTPDIADLFLATIKSSNQK, from the coding sequence ATGAAAGATAGCGCGGAGACTGAGGTTATTATAAAGGCTGAGAGGTTACATAAAACCTATGGGTCTACAAAAGTTATCAATGACATCACATTCGATGTTAGTGCTGGACAAGTCTTAGGTGTTATTGGGCCTAACGGTGCAGGCAAAACAACACTTTTGAAAGCTTTATTAGGTCTAACTCCTATAGATGGAAACTTAGATGTTTTAGGTTTTTTACCCAGAAAACAACGTACTAAACTATTAGAGCATGTGTGTTTTATTGCTGATACTGCGATTTTACCTCGCTGGATGACGGTCTCTCAAGCGTTAGACTTTGTACAAGGTATTCACCAAAAATTTGATCGTGAAAAAGCAGAGAGTTTTCTCGCTAGCACTTCAGTTAAGCACAATAAAAAAATTCGTCAATTATCTAAAGGTATGATAACCCAGTTACATTTGGCATTAGTAATGGCTATTGATGCTAAGTTATTAGTTCTCGATGAGCCGACTTTAGGGTTAGATATTATTCATCGTAAAGAATTCTATAGCAGATTGCTTACTGAGTACTATGATAAGAACAAAACAATTATTATCACTACCCATCAAGTAGAAGAAATTCAAAATATTCTCACGGATGTAATATTTATCGATCAAGGCCAAATTATATTGCAGGAGTGTTTAGATGATATTCCTAATCATTATGTAGCACTTGAAGTGAGAGATGAAAATATATCGCTAGCCCGAGAACTTTCTCCTTTGTCTGAGCAGAGGATGTTAGGTGGAGCAGTTATGATCTATCGTTCTGGTAACTTGGAGATGCTGAAAAAGCTAGGGGAAATAAAAACACCGGATATTGCAGATTTATTTCTAGCGACGATCAAGTCATCAAACCAAAAATAA
- a CDS encoding DNA-3-methyladenine glycosylase I, whose product MKIKRCPWAEASALEIEYHDKEWGVPVHDDRLLFEMLILEGAQSGLSWSVILNKRQGYLKAFDNFDAKKIARYTEKKVEKLLQNPEIVRHKLKINATIENAKRFLEVQQEYGSFDSYIWSFVDGKPIQNKWKSASEVPTSTKESDAMSKSLKKKGFKFIGSTTCYAYMQGVGMVNDHLTTCFRYKEVKNLSK is encoded by the coding sequence GTGAAAATAAAACGATGTCCTTGGGCAGAAGCAAGCGCCTTAGAAATAGAATATCACGATAAAGAATGGGGTGTTCCTGTACACGATGATAGGCTTCTTTTTGAAATGTTAATTCTTGAGGGAGCACAGTCTGGGTTAAGTTGGTCTGTAATACTCAACAAGAGGCAGGGGTATTTAAAGGCCTTCGACAATTTCGATGCGAAAAAAATAGCTCGCTATACAGAAAAGAAAGTTGAAAAATTATTACAAAACCCTGAGATCGTAAGGCATAAATTAAAAATAAATGCCACAATAGAAAACGCTAAACGATTTTTAGAGGTACAACAGGAATACGGCAGTTTCGACAGTTATATTTGGTCTTTTGTCGACGGTAAACCTATTCAAAATAAATGGAAAAGCGCATCCGAAGTTCCAACGAGTACAAAAGAATCCGACGCTATGAGTAAAAGCCTCAAGAAAAAGGGGTTTAAGTTTATAGGTAGCACAACATGTTATGCTTATATGCAAGGAGTGGGAATGGTCAACGATCATCTAACTACGTGCTTTAGGTACAAAGAAGTAAAAAATTTAAGTAAATGA